In Gossypium arboreum isolate Shixiya-1 chromosome 6, ASM2569848v2, whole genome shotgun sequence, the following are encoded in one genomic region:
- the LOC108458461 gene encoding protein ROOT HAIR DEFECTIVE 3-like has protein sequence MATSVECCSTQLIDGDGSFNVTGIEKLIKEVKLNECGLSYAVVSIMGPQSSGKSTLLNHLFHTNFREMDAFKGRSQTTKGIWMAKCNGIEPCTVVMDLEGTDGRERGEDDTAFEKQSALFALAVSDIVLINMWCHDIGREQAANKPLLKTVFQVMMRLFSPRKTTLMFVIRDKTRTPLENLEPVLREDIQKIWDSVPKPEAHKETPLSEFFHVEVVALSSYEEKEELFKEQVANLRQRFFHSIAPGGLAGDRRGVVPASGFSFSAQEIWKVIKENKDLDLPAHKVMVATVRCEEIANEKFNSFTECESWCQLEEASRSDLVSGFGKKLNSLLHTSLTKYDSEATFFDEGVRSLKRKQLEEKLLQLAQPAHQAILGHLRSGTLEKFKEAFEKALNGGEKFSVAARNCTESYMALFDEGYQDAFVELANWDSSKVREKLRRDIDAHVASVQAAKLAELTSSYEVRVKEALYGPVESLFDGANNETWLSIRNLLRCETESAVRGLSSALSGFDLDENARGKMITGLEDYAKGVIETKAREEAGRVVVRMKDRFSNLFAYDADSMPRVWTGKEDIRFITKTARVECLKLLSVMAAIRLDDTADNIEKILFTALLDPSSSAAAIKSNKAGDPLASSTWDQIPPSKTMITPVQCKTLWRQFMTETEYSVTQAISAQEANRRSNNWLPPPWAIVALLILGFNEFMTVLRNPLYLGLIFVGYLVIKAAWVQLDIPGQFRYGILAGILSISTKLIPTIMNILRKLSEPAPVAATGANNPPRHLTAATKALENGSIRSSTASSGNKTEYSGHNKEQ, from the exons ATGG CGACGAGTGTGGAGTGTTGTTCAACGCAACTTATTGATGGAGATGGCTCATTCAATGTTACTGGAATAGAAAAGTTAATCAAGGAAGTCAAACTTAATGAATGTGGGCTGTCCTATGCTGTGGTTTCCATCATGGGACCACAGAGCAGCG GTAAAAGCACACTGTTAAATCATTTGTTTCATACCAATTTCAGAGAAATGGATGCATTTAAGGGAAG GTCTCAAACCACGAAAGGTATATGGATGGCAAAATGCAATGGTATAGAGCCTTGCACTGTAGTAATGGATTTGGAGGGTACTGATGGAAGAGAACGTGGGGAG GATGACACAGCATTTGAGAAACAAAGTGCACTCTTTGCACTAGCGGTTTCTGATATAGTACTCATAAACAT GTGGTGTCATGATATTGGACGTGAGCAAGCTGCAAACAAGCCTCTTCTTAAGACTGTATTCCAG GTCATGATGAGATTGTTTAGTCCCCGCAAAACAACATTGATGTTTGTCATCCGTGATAAAACAAGG ACACCACTGGAAAATTTAGAACCTGTTCTGAGAGAAGACATTCAGAAG ATATGGGACTCAGTTCCTAAGCCTGAAGCACATAAGGAAACTCCATTAAGTGAATTTTTCCAT GTTGAGGTTGTTGCACTTTCTAGTTATGAAGAAAAGGAAGAGCTATTTAAAGAGCAG GTTGCTAATTTGAGACAACGATTCTTCCACTCCATTGCGCCGGGGGGACTTGCTGGAGATAGGAGGGGAGTGGTACCTGCTTCAGGGTTCTCTTTTAGTGCACAAGAGATCTGGAAAGTCATTAAGGAGAATAAGGACCTCGACCTTCCAGCCCATAAA GTCATGGTGGCTACTGTACGTTGCGAAGAAATTGCCAATGAAAAGTTCAATTCTTTCACTGAATGTGAG AGTTGGTGTCAGTTAGAAGAAGCCTCAAGGTCTGATCTTGTTTCTGGCTTTGGGAAGAAGCTGAATTCACTTCTCCACACTTCTCTAACTAA GTATGATTCAGAAGCCACATTTTTTGATGAAGGGGTGAGATCCTTAAAGCGAAAACAGCTTGAAGAAAAACTGCTCCAA CTTGCACAACCAGCCCACCAAGCCATTCTAGGACATTTAAGGTCTGGAACTCTTGAAAAATTTAAGGAAGCATTTGAGAAGGCTTTGAATGGAGGGGAGAAGTTTTCTGTGGCTGCTCGTAACTGCACTGAATCTTACATGGCTCTGTTTGATGAGGGATATCAAG atgcttttgttgagctagcaaaTTGGGATTCTTCTAAAGTCAGGGAAAAGCTACGTCGTGATATTGATGCACATGTTGCTTCTGTCCAAGCTGCTAAGCTTGCAGAGCTTACTTCATCATACGAG GTAAGGGTGAAAGAGGCATTATATGGACCTGTTGAATCACTATTTGATGGAGCTAATAATGAGACCTGGCTCTCAATAAGGAACCTTCTCCGGTGTGAAACTGAATCAGCTGTCCGTGGACTGTCCAGTGCCCTCTCTGGTTTTGACCTGGATGAAAATGCCAGGGGCAAGATGATAACGGGTCTAGAGGATTACGCCAAAGGAGTTATTGAAACAAAAGCTAGAGAAGAAGCTGGAAGGGTAGTGGTCCGTATGAAGGACAG GTTTTCAAATTTGTTTGCTTATGATGCTGATTCAATGCCACGGGTTTGGACTGGGAAAGAAGATATTCGATTCATAACTAAAACAGCTCGAGTTGAA TGCTTGAAACTACTATCCGTTATGGCCGCAATCCGGTTGGATGATACTGCTGATAATATCGAGAAAATACTATTTACTGCCTTGTTGGATCCGAGCAGTAGTGCTGCTGCGATTAAGAGCAATAAAGCAGGTGATCCACTGGCCTCGAGCACTTGGGATCAG ATCCCTCCCTCCAAGACAATGATCACACCTGTCCAGTGCAAGACGCTGTGGCGGCAATTTATGACTGAGACCGAGTACAGTGTCACTCAGGCCATTTCTGCTCAG GAAGCCAACAGGCGTAGCAACAACTGGTTGCCACCTCCATGGGCAATTGTTGCCTTGCTGATCTTGGGATTTAATGAATTTATGACTGTTCTAAG AAATCCTTTATATCTGGGTCTCATCTTTGTGGGTTACCTAGTAATAAAGGCTGCATGGGTGCAGCTCGACATTCCGGGTCAATTCCGTTACGGCATT CTAGCGGGGATTCTGTCCATATCTACCAAATTAATTCCCACCATCATGAACATTCTCCGAAAATTATCCGAGCCAGCTCCCGTGGCCGCCACCGGAGCTAACAACCCTCCAAGACACCTGACTGCAGCTACAAAAGCGCTCGAAAACGGAAGCATCAGGTCTTCAACTGCTTCATCAGGAAACAAGACTGAATACTCCGGCCACAACAAAGAACAATAA
- the LOC108458742 gene encoding NDR1/HIN1-like protein 6, with product MKDTVFPSSKQATNGGGAAKTTFPATKSQLYGATRPLYLPQPKPHRYRRSCCCSCCIWTTVTILILLLLAGLSAAILTLIYSPHRPTFRVSSLRVSTLKITSSSKLITNITLNVNAKNPNKELIYIYDPIAISLTTKNDVVIAKGSFGPFIHGTKNNTLLKATINGGNQELDDSSAGELRVALKNKKGLPLKMKLDTKVKAKIGGLKTPKVGIRVICEGIKVSAPKGKYPSKASISNAKCNVDLRVKVWRWTL from the coding sequence ATGAAAGACACTGTTTTCCCTTCATCCAAACAAGCCACAAACGGCGGCGGGGCCGCCAAAACTACCTTTCCCGCCACCAAATCTCAACTATACGGAGCCACCCGCCCTCTCTACCTTCCACAACCAAAGCCTCACCGTTACCGCCGGTCCTGCTGTTGTTCATGTTGCATTTGGACCACCGTCACCATCCTCATCCTCCTCCTCCTCGCCGGCTTATCAGCCGCCATATTAACCCTTATTTACAGCCCCCACCGCCCCACTTTCAGAGTCTCCTCCCTCAGAGTCTCCACCCTTAAAATCACGTCATCTTCCAAGCTCATCACCAACATCACTCTCAACGTCAACGCCAAAAACCCTAATAAAGAACTCATCTACATTTACGACCCTATCGCCATATCTCTCACCACCAAAAACGACGTCGTTATAGCGAAGGGCTCGTTTGGTCCCTTCATACACGGTACTAAAAACAATACCCTTTTGAAAGCCACCATTAATGGTGGAAACCAAGAACTGGATGACTCGTCGGCCGGCGAGTTAAGGGTTGCCTTGAAGAACAAGAAAGGGTTGCCATTGAAGATGAAGCTTGATACTAAAGTGAAAGCTAAAATTGGTGGCTTAAAAACACCAAAGGTTGGGATTAGGGTCATTTGCGAAGGGATTAAAGTGAGTGCTCCAAAAGGAAAATACCCATCAAAGGCTTCAATTTCTAATGCAAAATGTAATGTTGACTTGAGGGTTAAGGTTTGGAGATGGACTCTTTGA
- the LOC108458741 gene encoding LOB domain-containing protein 22-like, whose product MSISTSGNTETEDCSACKYQRRRCRADCPFAPYFPHGREQQFKNMHKLFGMNNVIKLIRTLKDPSTKDIAMRTIVVESDMRAKDPVGGCYRVIQELQHQIECKQAELDKIYYNIANCRAQNAHHLQMQKIDDGDHCQMMNKSPLIQFETEKLANLSIKSDDNIGEK is encoded by the coding sequence ATGAGCATTTCAACAAGCGGTAATACCGAGACAGAAGATTGCTCGGCGTGTAAATACCAACGTCGGAGGTGCCGTGCCGATTGCCCTTTTGCCCCGTATTTCCCCCACGGTCGCGAACAACAGTTCAAGAACATGCATAAATTGTTTGGGATGAACAATGTTATAAAGCTCATTAGAACCCTAAAAGATCCTTCGACGAAAGACATTGCGATGCGAACGATCGTCGTTGAATCGGATATGCGAGCTAAAGACCCCGTCGGTGGCTGTTACCGGGTCATTCAAGAGCTTCAACATCAAATAGAGTGTAAGCAAGCCGAGCTCGACAAGATTTATTATAACATCGCTAATTGTAGAGCCCAAAATGCACATCATTTGCAAATGCAAAAGATAGACGATGGTGATCATTGCCAAATGATGAACAAGTCGCCACTGATCCAGTTTGAAACTGAAAAATTAGCTAATTTGTCTATTAAATCAGATGATAATATAGGAGAAAAATAA